The Heliomicrobium gestii genomic interval CCCACACGCTGCGCCACTCCTTCGCTACCCATCTGTTATCGAACGGCGCTGATTTGCGGGCGGTTCAGGAGATGCTTGGACATGCCGATGTGTCGACGACACAGATCTACACCCACTTGACGACAGGGCACTTGCGGGAGGTTTACGACCGCAGCCACCCCCGGGCTCGCCTGACGATCAAGGCGAAGCGAGGCGGTTGACAGGGTCGCGGCGCGCCGCCCGGCGTCTGGCGCCCGCCGAAGGCAACCCGTGAGCGCCGTCGCTTTGTGGCGGGAGAGAACATAGTCTTTGAAATATAATGTTGGCGGAAGAGGGGGAGACGACAATGAAAAAGCGCGTCATTCTCATCGTGCTGGACAGTGTGGGCATCGGGGAACTGCCGGACGCCGATCGCTACGGTGACCGGGGGAGCCACACCTTGGCCAATATCGCCCGGGCTGTCGGCGGCTTGCGGTTGCCCAACCTGGCCAAACTCGGACTGGGGAATATCGACGTCATCGCCGGCGTGTCGCCGGCGGAACGGCCGGACGGGCTCTTTGGCAAGATGGCCGAACGGGCGCCAGGCAAGGATACGACGACAGGCCACTGGGAACTGGCCGGTGTCATCCTGGACAAGCCCTTTCCCGTCTACCCCGACGGTTTTCCGCCGGAGGTGATGGAGACCTTTGAGAAGGCCATCGGCCGCAGCACCCTCGGCAATGTAGCCGCCTCGGGGACAGAGATCATCGAGCGCCTTGGCGAGGAGCACATGGCGACGGGCGCGCCCATCGTCTACACGTCAGCCGACTCGGTCTTTCAGATCGCCGCCCACGAAGAGGTCATCCCATTGGAGGAACTATACCGCTACTGCCAGATCGCCCGCGACATCCTGCGAGGCGACCATGCCGTCGGCCGTGTCATCGCCCGTCCCTTTGTTGGCGTGCCCACGGCCTTCCGGCGGACGACGAACCGCCATGACTATTCGCTGAAACCGCCGGGCCGGTTGGTCTTTGACGTCATTGCCGAGGCTGGCCGGGAGGTGGCCGCCGTCGGCAAGATCTACGACATCTACGCCGGACAGGCCATCTCCCGCCATGTGTCGACCCGTTCGAACATGGAGGGGGTCGACCGCACCCTGGACTATATGCGAGAAGTGGCGCAGGGGCTGATCATGACCAATCTGGTCGACTTTGACATGCTCTATGGCCACCGCAACGACCCGGAAGGCTATGCCCGGGCATTAGAGGAGTTTGACGGCCGTCTGCCGGAGATCCTGGCGGCGCTGCAGCCGGAAGACCTATTGCTGGTAACGGCGGATCATGGCTGCGATCCGACGACCCCTTCGACGGATCACTCCCGTGAGTATGTGCCGGTGCTGGTGACGGGGCAGCAGATTCCTTCGGGCATCCCTCTGGGGATCCGGTCCACCTTTGCCGATCTGGGTGAAACGGTGCTTGATTGGCTTGAATTGCCGACCCTCGGCGTGGGGCAGGCGATCGCGGAGGTGCGCCATGCGGGCCTATGACATCATCGCCAAAAAGCGTGACGGCGGGGAATTGACGGCCGAAGAGATCCGATTTTTCATCCACAGCTTTGCCAAGGGCGATGCTGTGACAGAGGACCAGGCGGCGGCCTGGGCGATGGCTGTCTTTCTTCAAGGGATGACGGCGGCGGAAACGGCGGCCTTGACAGAGGCCATGGTCACATCGGGCGAGACGATCGATCTGTCGCCCATCCCCGGCGTCAAGGTGGACAAGCACAGCACCGGCGGCGTCGGCGATACGACGACGCTGATCCTGGCGCCGCTCGTGGCCGCCATGGGAATTCCCATGGCGAAGATGTCGGGGCGCGGGTTGGGGCATACGGGAGGAACCCTCGATAAGCTGGAGAGCATTCCCGGTCTTTCCATCGATATGAGCCGGGAGGATTTTCTGGCCCAGGTCAGGTCCATCGGTGTCGCCGTGGCCGGACAGACGGCCGATCTCGTGCCGGCCGACAAGAAACTTTACGCCCTCCGCGATGTGACGGCCACGGTCGAGTCGATCCCCCTGATCGCCTCCAGCGTGATGAGCAAAAAACTGGCCGCCGGCGCCGATGCCATCCTGCTCGATGTGAAGGTGGGCTGCGGCGCTTTCATGAAAAACATCGACGATGCGCGGGAATTGGCGCGGGCCATGGTCGCCATCGGTCAGCGGCTCGGGCGGCGGACGGCGGCGCTGCTCACGGCGATGGAACAGCCCCTCGGCAACGCCGTCGGCAATGCCCTCGAGGTGGCTGAAGCGGCGGCGATCCTCGCCAACCGCGACGACTGTGGTTTCGGTCCCCTGTCGACGGACCTGCGCGAGGTGACAGTGGAACTGGCGGCGCGGCTGGCCTGGATGGCCGGCAAGGCCGACACGGTCGAGGCCGGGCTGGATTTGGCCGAACAGACCCTCCTATCGGGCGCCGCCCTCGACCGGTTTCGCCGCTTCGTCGAGGCCCAGGGCGGCGACAGCCGGGTGGTCGATGAGCCGGAACGGCTGTTGCCGCAAGCGGCGATCCGGCGGCCCCTTTTCGCTGCCCAGGCGGGGATCGTCACCGCCCTTGACGCCATGGCTGTCGGGCGGGCGGCGGCGCTGCTCGGAGCGGGGCGAACCCGGAAGGCGGACCCCGTCGACCCGGCTGTCGGCGTCGTCCTTCACCGGCGCATCGGCGATGCCGTGGAAGCGGGCGACAAGCTGGCCGAGATTTTTGCCAACGACGACCGCTGGCAAGGGGCGGCGCAGGCCCTCGGCGACGCCTACACCATCGGACGTGGCGACCGACACGAGCGAGAAGGATGGGCAAAGCCGCCATTGATCCTGGGAGAGGTCTATCCCGACGGGGAGTGGCCCGTCCAAAAATGACTTCGAACATAATCCCGGAGAGCAGAATGAACAGACGGAAGGCGATCATCCGATGAAACCACTGGAACCGGCTCCGGCGGAGTTGCGCCGGTTGGCCGAATCGATCGCCGCAGAACATCGGGCGATGGCGCTGGCGGTTGTGTCAGAGGAACCGGCGCCAGGTCCCTGGCTGGCGCCGGTTTACTACATCCACCGGGACTTTCAGTTTTATTTTTTCTCCAGCCCCTCGTCGCGCCATGCCGCCGCTACGGCGGAGACGCCGGTTGCGGCGGCGGCGGCCATTTACAATGAACCCGATGATTACGGCGCCATCCGGGGCCTGCAGATGGCGGGAACGCTGGCGGTGGTGACCGATTGGAAGGAGCGTTCCTGGGCGACAGCCGCCTTCGGGGCGCGCTTTTCCTTCTTCGGCCGTTTCCTGCGTGAGCCTCGGCTGATGTTGGAACTGCGGAAGAACGAATTGTACCGGTTTGCGGCCCAGGAGGTCTACATCACCGACAACCGCAGCGGTTTTGGCCGGCGCTACCGGTACATCCCTGCTGACATGGAATGACCGCATTCCCCCCTGGAAATAATGAGTCTGAAGAACAGACGGACTTTCAGAGGGGGAAGGATCATTGAAGCGCACGACGTTCCGCCTTTCGTTGATCATGGTTTTCTTTTTCCTCGCTTCCCTGCTTCCGGTTCC includes:
- a CDS encoding pyridoxamine 5'-phosphate oxidase family protein; the protein is MKPLEPAPAELRRLAESIAAEHRAMALAVVSEEPAPGPWLAPVYYIHRDFQFYFFSSPSSRHAAATAETPVAAAAAIYNEPDDYGAIRGLQMAGTLAVVTDWKERSWATAAFGARFSFFGRFLREPRLMLELRKNELYRFAAQEVYITDNRSGFGRRYRYIPADME
- a CDS encoding phosphopentomutase, which produces MKKRVILIVLDSVGIGELPDADRYGDRGSHTLANIARAVGGLRLPNLAKLGLGNIDVIAGVSPAERPDGLFGKMAERAPGKDTTTGHWELAGVILDKPFPVYPDGFPPEVMETFEKAIGRSTLGNVAASGTEIIERLGEEHMATGAPIVYTSADSVFQIAAHEEVIPLEELYRYCQIARDILRGDHAVGRVIARPFVGVPTAFRRTTNRHDYSLKPPGRLVFDVIAEAGREVAAVGKIYDIYAGQAISRHVSTRSNMEGVDRTLDYMREVAQGLIMTNLVDFDMLYGHRNDPEGYARALEEFDGRLPEILAALQPEDLLLVTADHGCDPTTPSTDHSREYVPVLVTGQQIPSGIPLGIRSTFADLGETVLDWLELPTLGVGQAIAEVRHAGL
- a CDS encoding thymidine phosphorylase; amino-acid sequence: MRAYDIIAKKRDGGELTAEEIRFFIHSFAKGDAVTEDQAAAWAMAVFLQGMTAAETAALTEAMVTSGETIDLSPIPGVKVDKHSTGGVGDTTTLILAPLVAAMGIPMAKMSGRGLGHTGGTLDKLESIPGLSIDMSREDFLAQVRSIGVAVAGQTADLVPADKKLYALRDVTATVESIPLIASSVMSKKLAAGADAILLDVKVGCGAFMKNIDDARELARAMVAIGQRLGRRTAALLTAMEQPLGNAVGNALEVAEAAAILANRDDCGFGPLSTDLREVTVELAARLAWMAGKADTVEAGLDLAEQTLLSGAALDRFRRFVEAQGGDSRVVDEPERLLPQAAIRRPLFAAQAGIVTALDAMAVGRAAALLGAGRTRKADPVDPAVGVVLHRRIGDAVEAGDKLAEIFANDDRWQGAAQALGDAYTIGRGDRHEREGWAKPPLILGEVYPDGEWPVQK